A portion of the Paenibacillus hamazuiensis genome contains these proteins:
- a CDS encoding M48 family metallopeptidase, which yields MQNVTAPNVDVLDNPDHMMKKALLFIPGLYLVLISSALLTIGIGIAVLWVIEYLAPPVISAIMLYFAFAVGIGIIFGVIAVIHGLWRSIWRPSSIEPAIRIDIENEPALFDFIKGIFMRMQCDPPEHVVLQADSSFYVTDSELTVINGKVKGRILAISYPLLNHLTLNELRSIIAHEAAHYTGWDVEYSRRVYPVYVGIQTVLSHSGKTNFHTNSDFGPLTSIPSILPRYALRTYLKWFDSYNKKISKAREQRADLLATIYCGSGSYSSALKKTVSIGRVFEQIAQNQLRGQYRNGQGMIDYYRVFDDELQNYQGLVTQTLEFALNQIPTPKDTHPTLNKRLSYVPVINEKYQEHQLSKCLLKDQRYGVQLTEAYISYLNTGRIQ from the coding sequence ATGCAGAATGTTACTGCTCCAAATGTAGATGTACTGGATAATCCTGATCATATGATGAAAAAGGCACTCCTGTTTATCCCTGGCTTATATTTGGTATTAATTTCTTCAGCGCTCCTTACAATTGGGATTGGTATTGCAGTACTTTGGGTCATTGAATATTTAGCCCCACCAGTCATTTCAGCCATTATGTTATATTTTGCTTTTGCCGTTGGGATTGGAATCATCTTCGGAGTAATAGCGGTTATACACGGTTTATGGCGTTCAATATGGCGGCCGTCATCAATTGAACCGGCTATTAGAATAGATATTGAAAACGAACCGGCATTATTTGATTTTATCAAGGGCATTTTCATGCGCATGCAATGCGATCCTCCCGAACATGTTGTTCTTCAAGCAGATTCTTCATTTTATGTAACGGATTCGGAGCTTACTGTAATAAATGGAAAAGTAAAAGGGCGTATACTTGCTATAAGCTACCCTTTACTTAATCATTTGACGTTAAACGAACTGCGCTCCATTATTGCACATGAAGCCGCCCATTATACAGGGTGGGATGTGGAATACAGTAGACGTGTCTATCCCGTATATGTAGGAATTCAAACTGTTTTATCTCATAGCGGGAAAACAAATTTTCATACCAATTCTGATTTTGGTCCGTTAACATCTATTCCATCAATACTTCCGCGTTACGCTTTACGAACGTATCTTAAATGGTTTGATTCTTACAACAAAAAGATTTCCAAAGCCAGAGAGCAAAGAGCAGACCTATTGGCAACAATTTATTGTGGATCAGGAAGCTATTCCTCTGCCTTGAAAAAGACAGTAAGCATTGGCAGAGTTTTTGAACAAATAGCCCAGAACCAACTTCGTGGGCAATATCGTAATGGGCAAGGAATGATTGACTACTACCGAGTGTTTGATGATGAGTTGCAGAACTATCAGGGATTGGTTACACAAACGCTTGAGTTTGCTCTCAATCAAATACCGACCCCTAAAGATACGCATCCGACATTAAATAAGCGTTTGTCATATGTGCCTGTTATTAATGAAAAGTACCAAGAGCATCAACTTTCGAAATGCTTATTGAAGGACCAAAGATATGGGGTTCAACTCACGGAAGCATATATTTCATACCTAAATACCGGTAGGATCCAATGA
- a CDS encoding alcohol dehydrogenase catalytic domain-containing protein: MMNTQMILKEYGGTDTMCMVEEPLRRPEPDEVRVRVLTARVALTDIMRREGKYPNPPAPPFTPGYDVVGVEDESGENMGQFRQGDRVAVFYNSTGGYSA; the protein is encoded by the coding sequence ATGATGAATACACAAATGATTCTAAAGGAATACGGCGGAACGGATACGATGTGCATGGTCGAGGAGCCGCTGCGCCGTCCGGAGCCAGACGAGGTTCGCGTTCGCGTGCTGACAGCGAGGGTTGCGCTCACGGATATTATGCGCCGGGAGGGCAAATACCCGAACCCGCCGGCACCACCATTTACGCCGGGATACGATGTGGTTGGTGTCGAGGATGAGTCCGGTGAAAACATGGGGCAGTTTCGTCAGGGAGACCGGGTGGCCGTATTTTATAACAGTACCGGAGGGTATTCCGCTTAG
- a CDS encoding NAD(P)H-binding protein: MTILVAGATGTVGRHVVDQLLQMGKKVRALTRNPLQANLPKDVEVVAGDLSVPSTLASALNGISGMHLITTGAEYTPLQTGPEIVELAEKAGVRRVTVLWNGEKGPFEKAVEVSGLEWTQLQAFEFMANARKWANSIRSEGVVRDLFGGSRIASVHEADIGRVAAVALTEEGHAGKIYTLTGPESLSVQDKVRIISEVIGHDIRFIESSEEEEREQMRKMGVQEDAIDYVISWHLNPPKSAYTVLSTVEEVTGHKPYTFAEWVKGNAGFFINSDNS, encoded by the coding sequence ATGACTATATTAGTTGCAGGGGCAACGGGAACCGTAGGGCGACACGTCGTGGACCAGCTTCTTCAAATGGGGAAAAAGGTACGTGCATTGACACGTAATCCGCTGCAAGCCAATCTTCCTAAAGATGTAGAGGTTGTTGCGGGAGATTTAAGTGTTCCGAGTACGCTAGCTTCTGCGTTGAATGGCATAAGCGGCATGCATTTGATTACAACAGGCGCCGAATATACCCCGTTACAAACGGGACCCGAAATCGTTGAACTTGCTGAGAAGGCTGGGGTGCGCAGAGTTACCGTATTATGGAACGGAGAGAAAGGCCCTTTTGAGAAGGCAGTTGAGGTTAGTGGTCTGGAGTGGACTCAACTTCAAGCCTTTGAATTTATGGCAAATGCACGGAAATGGGCGAACTCTATACGCTCTGAGGGGGTTGTTCGAGATCTGTTTGGAGGATCACGAATTGCTTCTGTTCATGAAGCCGATATTGGAAGAGTCGCAGCGGTTGCACTAACTGAGGAAGGTCATGCAGGTAAAATTTACACATTAACAGGGCCTGAGAGTTTGTCGGTTCAAGATAAAGTTCGGATAATCAGTGAGGTTATTGGACATGATATTCGATTTATCGAAAGCTCTGAAGAAGAAGAACGTGAACAGATGAGGAAAATGGGTGTTCAGGAGGATGCAATAGATTACGTGATTAGTTGGCACCTTAATCCGCCTAAATCTGCTTATACGGTTTTGTCGACAGTTGAGGAAGTAACAGGACACAAACCGTATACTTTCGCTGAGTGGGTTAAGGGGAATGCAGGGTTTTTTATCAATTCGGATAACTCTTGA
- a CDS encoding MerR family transcriptional regulator, translated as MIVLKIGKVRKITGVSARSIRYYEEKGLIKASRQENNYREYDEKVIESINAIQLYLGLGLTTDQIRDIIFCRFPEQEHKDKDVYCEELMLMYQSKMHEINQQIAALTEAKFNLAEKINLLAQKREEENE; from the coding sequence GTGATCGTTTTGAAGATAGGAAAGGTAAGAAAAATAACTGGCGTTAGTGCCCGTTCGATTCGTTATTATGAGGAGAAAGGATTGATCAAAGCATCTCGCCAAGAAAATAATTACAGGGAATATGACGAAAAGGTAATCGAATCCATAAACGCAATTCAACTTTATTTAGGTTTAGGGCTGACAACTGACCAAATTCGAGACATTATCTTCTGTAGATTTCCTGAGCAGGAGCATAAAGATAAAGACGTCTATTGTGAAGAATTAATGCTTATGTATCAGTCGAAAATGCATGAGATCAACCAACAAATAGCTGCTTTAACCGAAGCAAAGTTCAATTTGGCTGAGAAAATCAATCTGCTGGCACAAAAACGCGAGGAGGAAAATGAATGA